In Candidatus Eisenbacteria bacterium, the sequence TTCCCGAAGGTCGCCCTCAGCGTGAGCTCGAGGTGCTCCGGCCGCCTCAACGGCACCGGAGGCCTCCGATGGAACGACAGGGCGATCAGCGTGGAATCGACGCTCGGGACGGGCCAGAAGCTCCCCCGGCGAACGCCGGCGAGCTTGCCGACGCCTGCGTGGTAGGAGATCCAGACCGTGAGGCTCCCATACGCCGGATCGCCCGGAGCGGAGGTCAGCCGGTC encodes:
- a CDS encoding 16S rRNA (adenine(1518)-N(6)/adenine(1519)-N(6))-dimethyltransferase RsmA, whose protein sequence is DRLTSAPGDPAYGSLTVWISYHAGVGKLAGVRRGSFWPVPSVDSTLIALSFHRRPPVPLRRPEHLELTLRATFGKRRKMLRASLAHALGDPARAMEVLAGAGIDPERRPETLDLAEFAALANVAGPLLR